The genomic segment GACGCCCTGAGCGAAGTCGGCTGGGACGTCCCCGCCGTCGCCCTCGCGAAAGACGAGGAACTGGTAATCACGCCCGACGGCGTGTACGACTGGCCGTCGGACGCCCCGCACCTGCACGTCCTGCAACGCGTCCGCGACGAGGCGCACCGCTTCGCCGTCCAGTACCACCAGACGCTCCGCGACGACGTGCGGACCGTGCTGGACGACGTGCCCGGTATCGGCGAGAAGACGCGGCGCGCCCTCCTGCGGCGGTTCGGCAGCGTCGAGAACGTGCGGGCGGCGACGACGGCGGACCTGACGGACGTGCCCGGCGTCGGCGAGAAGACGGCGGCGGAACTCCAGCGGCGACTGTCGGGCGGCGAGTGAAGCGCGGGAGCGGGTGGTAGCGACGAATCCCCGACGCCGACAGCGGGTCCGTCGACCTGAGCGGCGAACGGTCGCCGCGCGCCCGGACCGACGGCGAGTACGCCGTCAGCGGCGGTCACTCCGAGTTCGTCTACCGCGTCGCCGAACCGGCCGCCGGCGAGTGGACGCTCCGAGTGACGCCGGAGAACACCATCGGCTTCCAGTACGAGATAACGCGCGAGGAAGCCACCGAGAGCGGCGACGGCGCCGGTGACGACGGTTCCGGTGACGACGCCGCCGGTGACGACACCACCGACACCGAGACGGACGCGTAACCCCGAACCGACACCGAACCGCCCGAATCGGTTCCGAGTCGGTTCCGAATCGGCTCCGAACCGACGCCGAATCGCTCTTTTTCAGGCGCGCGCCCAGTCCACCGCCTCCTGCGGCGTCTCCGGCGTCTCGACGACGACGTTCGTCCCGCGGAGACGCCCCCGGAGCGCCACCTGTTTCGCCGGCGGCCCGACGAAGGCGGCGCGCGAGACGCCGAGCGACTCCATGCGGGCGGCCAGCGAGTCGAAGCGCTCGAAGAACCACTTGCTGATGCCGCCCGACTCGCTCAACACGAACACCGACGCGCTCACGTCGGGCCGCGAGAGGACGTTCTGGACCGTCTCGAAGAACTCTTCGAGGAGGACGCCGCCGCTGGCTTCGAACTCCGTGAGGTCGAACAGGGCGACGCCGTCCCCCACGTCGTACCGGTACACGTCTGCGCTCATGGTTCCCGACGACGGCGTGCGCACGCCTAACTACGCACATCATATCGGACGGGTAACGGGCCGTTAACCCCGAGCGACGCGGAGTTACCGGCCGACTGATTCTCTGCCGGGGACGCGCCCGCGCGCCGGCCACCGGGTAGAAGATATTTAGTCCGGAACTGACAATCGTCTCGCGTGAACGGTCCCTCCCTCTCGCGCCGGTCCCTCCTCCGCGGCGGCGCCGTCGCCGGCGTCGCCGCCCTCGCCGGGTGCGCCGCCGTCGGCACGTCCGCACTCCCGTCGCCGAACGGCGCGGCGTACAGCGACGTGGCGCACGTCCGCGAGGCGCACCGCGACGCCGCCGTCGGACACCTCCGAAGCCTCCTCGACCGGGGTGCGCCGATAGTCGAACGCGCCGCGGAGGCCGGCGCGTTCGAGGACACCAGGCTCTCCGTCGACCCCGGCTACCTCGACTCGGCCCGCGAGTTCCTCGACGGGCGGACGCCACCGACGTTCGACACCGTGAACGAAGTGCGGTACCACGTCACGTACGTCGCGGAGACGTTCGGTGCCGCGGCGGCCGCACTGGACGACGTGCGCGTCGGCGGCGACGACTCGCACGCGACCGTCGGCCCCGCACCCGGCATCGCCGACCTGCGCGAGACGATTCGCTACGCGGGCGACGACCCGGCGACGGCCGTGGCGTGGGTCGAACTCGTGGAGTCGTGGCTCCACGTGGCGATGGTCGCCGGCGGGAACGCCGAGGTGGACCGCGACGAACTGGCGGAACTGGACGAGGCGGTCCGCGAACGAGCGCTCGCGCGCGCCGTCCGGAACCGCGAGCGGTCGGTTCGCTACCTGAGCGACGCCCGGCAGTTCTACCGAACCTTCCGGAGCACGCTGGACGACGCGGCGTCGCTGGACCTCGCGTCGGCCCGCGAGACGTACCGCGACCGGACGGCCGGCGCGTCGCACGACCACGAGTGGTACCGCGCCCGGCGCGTCGCCGAAGACGCCGCGTCGCCGCCGCCGCGGGCGACGGCGCTGAACCGGGTGCTGACGCTCCGACCGGGCGAGAACAGCCTCGACGACGCCGAGTGGGCGCACCAGGACGGCCTGCACGGACTGGAGACGGTGCGCCTCGCCGAGGCCGTCGCCGAGTTCGCGGGGTTCGACACCGGGCGGGCGGCGGTCGAACGGGTGGCGGAGGAGTCGTCCGTCCCCGGCGGACTGCTGTTCGAGACGAAACGGCGGGCGGTCCAGCGCGCGTACCGAGTCGCCTCGACGGGCGACGTCTTCGAGCGCTGTCTCCTGCGTCGGGCCCTCCTGTACCTCTCGAAGGGCGACCGGTTCCTCGTCGAGGAGGACGGCGTCGCCGACCACAACCCGCGGGCCCACGCGTTGGCGTGCTACGGCGTCGCGGGCGGCGTCGCGGACGCGATTCCGGCGGCGGCGAGCGTCGTCACCGACTGAGTCGCCGCGCGGGCGCGGACGGGAGCCGGAGGGAGAAGCGAGTTCGGGCGGCCCCGCACGGCACCGCGTCCGGCGGCGGCGAGCGTCTCGTGGCCGCGGCTCCGCGTCGGACCGTCGTGCGCAAAAGTGAGGCGTCTCCGTATCTGCGGTGCGCCGCCGCGACTGACGGCGCACGTTTCGGCTTACGCGATTTTGTCGTACTGGTCGCGGAGTTTCTCCGCGGCGTCGTCCATCAGGTCCCGTTCGTAGTCGTCCAGGTCCCACTCGACGACTTCCTCGATGCCGTCGGAGCCGAGTTTGACCGGGACGCCGAACGCGGTGTCCTCGTAGCCGTACTCGCCGTCGAGTGCGAGCGACCCCGGCAGGACTTCGCCCGTGTCGTTCAGGATGGCCTCGACCATGTGGGCGACGCCCGTCGCGGGCCCCCACTGGGTCGCGCCCTTCCGGGAGATGACGTCCATCGCGGACTCCTGCAGGTCCGAGAGAATCTCCTCGCGTTCGTCGGCGGTGAACTCGGGGTCCGCGCCGTCGACGCGGACCTTCGAGAACACGGGCACCTGCGCGTCGCCGTGTTCGCCGAGGATGGTCGCCTCGACGTTCTTCACGGGTACGTCGAAGCGCTGACTGAGGACGTAGCGGAAGCGCGCCGAGTCGAGTCGGCCGCCGAAGCCGACGACCTTGTGTCGGTCGCGGTCGCCCGCCTCGTACAGGTGGCGGTTCAGGAGGTCCACCGGGTTCGAGGTGGTGACGGAGACGAAGTCGTCGTTGTGTTCGGCCAGCGAGGAGCCGATGTCCTCCATGATGGGCGCGTTGTCGCCCGCGAGGTCGATGCGGGTCTGGCCCTCCTTCCGCGGAATCCCGGCCGTGATGACCACCACGTCGGAGCCGGCGGTGTCCTCGTAGGTGCCCTGGTACACCTCCGTGTTCGAGTCGTACGCGATGCCGTGGTTGGTGTCCGCTGCCTGCCCGACCGTCTTGTCCTCCATGTCCGGGATGTCGACGAAGACGAGTTCGTCCACGACGTCCCGAAGCGCGAGGTTGTACCCGGCGGCGGCGCCGACAGTGCCGGCGGCCCCGACCACGCTAACTTTCGTCATACCACGTAAACGACGCCGCGGATTCCGATTAAACGCTTCGGAACGGCCTTCTCCGCGGCTGTACCGTCGTAACAGTGTTCGTCGTTCGTCGAATATCCGAGCGTTCGCTCGGGTGCGGCCCCGCTTCCCGGAGGGTTTTTCGACGCACGGCGCATTCGTGGCGTGTATGAGCGACTTCGACAAGGAAGCGGAGCGACAGCGCCTCCGCGAAAAATACGAGAAAGACACGGAGCGACGGGAGGAGACGCAGCGGATGAGCGAACTCCTCCTGCAGGGCGCGACGATGACGAACAGCCACTGCAACGAGTGCGGGACGCCCATCTTCCGGTATCAGGGGACGGAGTTCTGCCCGAACTGCCAGCACAAGCAGGCGAGCGCCGCCGCGGAGCAGGCGGACGCCGCCGCCGCGGAGGTGGCCGAGGGGCAGGCGGAGGCGAACGGCGCGACGACGCCGCCGGCGACGGCGGACGGCCAAGCCGACGCGGAGGGAGCGACCGAATCGGGCGCTGCCGACGCGGACGCTTCGGGGACGGCGGAGACACCGACCGCCGAGGCGGCGTCGCCGCAGTCGGCGTCGCAGTCCGGGTCGGGCGCGCCGACGCCCGCCTCGGCGGCGACGCGGACGGACGAGGCCGTCTCCGGGGTGGAGACAGAGACTCCCGCGACGACGGCAGACGCGACAGCGACGGACGCGACAGCGACGCCCGCGACGACGGCGCCGGAGACGGGTGCCTCGATGCAGACGGCGCGCGAGTCGCTCCTCGAAGCCGTCACCCGGCACGCGCGACGGGCGACGGCGGCGGACGAACCCCGTCGGGCCAAACAGCACCTCGAAGCGGCGCGCGAGGCGGCCGAAGCGCTCGACGCCCTCGGGCGATAACACCTACCTCTTTGCATCTCCCTTCCGTACGGCGGATATGAAGATTCTCGCCCCCATCGACGGCTCCGACTGCAGCATCCGCGCCGTGGAGTTCGCCGTCGAACTCGCGGTCCGATTCGACGCCGAACTCCACGTCGTCCACTTCTCCGACAGCGAGACGGACGCGACGGACATCGTGCTGGACCGCGCGCGCGACGCCATCGCGGGTACCGACTTAGACTCGGAGCCGGAACTGTCGCTCCTGGAGTTGGACGTCGTCCCCGGAAATCAGGTCGGCAAGGAGATTCTGCGACTGGTGCGCGAACGCGACGTCGACCACGTCGTGATGGGACACCACGGCTCCGGCACCATCGAGCGCGCCATCCTCGGGAGCGCGGCGGAGACGGTGGTGCGTGACGAGAGCGTTCCCGTCACCGTCGTCCCCTGAAGCCCCGAGTCGCGACGGGCGGTCGGTGGCCCGTCTCAGGCCGTCTGCGCGTCCGCCGAGAGCGCGTTCGCCGGGCCGGGCGTCCGGTCGCGGGAGCGTTGCGCGTAGTCGTACAACGCGCGCTCAGACTGGGGCGTCGGCGTGCTGACGCCCACCCGTTCGGCGTCGGTCGGCGAATCCGTCTCGTGTTGCGGATCACCGTAGAACGACGGCACCACACCGCAGCCTGAGAAATTGGTACTCATTCTGTAGTAAATACTTGGTGTCGAGAGGATATAGTCGTTGCTCCGACAGTTATCGCGTGAAGCTCGTTCGCAGAATCTGAGAGCTGCGGTGCGGGGGTCGGCTACTCGTACGCCGACCCGACCACGTCGCGGATGCGTTCGGCCGTGACCGACCCGACGCCGGACACCTCCAACAGGTCGTCCTCGCGGGCGGTCATCACCGCCTCGACGGTGCCGAACTCCTCCAGCAGAGTGCGGGCGGTGACGGGACCGATGTCCGCGATGGCGGAGACGACGTACTCCTGCTGTTCGGCGAGCGTCTTCGCGCTCTTGCCGCCGTGGACGCTGACGGAGCGTTCGCGCTCGGTCTGTTCGCGCGTCGCGATGGTCTCGAGGAGTTCGGCCGTGTCGTCCTCGTCGCGCGTCTGGAGGACGCTCACGTCGAAGTCGACGGCGAGTGAGGCGAGTGCGCCCCGAATCGCGCCGGGGTGGACGTTCCGCTCCTCGTAGATGCCCTCGCCTTCGAGAATCAGGATCGGTCGCGCGTAGGCCCGCGAGAGGTCACCTATCTGCTCGAACAGCGACCGGTCGCCACCGGTGAGCGTGTCGAGGAAGTCCGCGACGGACTTTCGCTCGACGGCGACGCGGTCCGAGAGGACGTAGTCGCCGACGGCCAGCGTCTCCAGTCGCGTCTCGACGCCCTCGCGCGTCGAGAGGTCCTTCGCGATGTTCGAGTCGAGTTCGCGCTGGTCGACGACGATTTCGACCGTCTCGTCGTCCCGTCCCGCGGTGGCGACGGTGCCGTCGCGTTCTTCGACCGGGGCGTCCCCGTCTTCCTCGTCGGCGCGGGCTATCTCCTCGTCCGTCGCGGCGAACGCGTCCAGTCCCGCCTGCCCGTCGCCGTCGTCGCCATTCGCGTCGGCGTCGGCGGACGCCGCGGACTCGCTCGCGTCGCCGTCGCCCGTCTCCCCCGTGGCCGGCGACTGCGGCGAGGCGTCGGGCGTCTCGGCGGGCGCGGCGGCCGTCTCGCCGTTCGACGCGCCGCCCGCCTCCGTCGCCGCACCGTTCGCTCCCGCCTTCGTCGCCGCGGCGTCGCCGGCGAACGCGTCCAGCCCCTTCTGGGAGTCGTCGAGTTCCTCCTCCACCTCGTCGGCGACGCCCTTCAGGTCACGGAGTTCCGACTCCATCTCCTTCTCGCGGCGGCGAGAGATCCAGAAGTACGCCTCGTCGCGCGTGTTCTCGGCCATCAGGACGACGACGCGCCCCTCGGCCTGCCGGCCGGTCCGGCCCTTCCGCTGGATGGAGCGAATCGCCGTCGGGACGGGTTCGAAGAAGAGCACGAGGTCCACCTCGGGCACGTCCAGACCCTCCTCGGCGACGGAGGTGGAGACGAGCACCTCGAACTCGCCGTTGCGGAACTCGTCCAACGTCTCCTGTTGCTCCGTCTGGGTCATCCCGTCCGACCCCTCCCTGTCGCCCTGCCCGACGAACCGCCGGACGTCGAACGACTCCGAGAGGAACTCCGTGAGGGCCTCGGCGGTGTCGCGCGACTCGGTGAAGACGATGACGCGCTGGCCGCCCTCGATGCCGAGCGTCTGCGCGAGGAGGATTCTGGTACGAGAGAACTTCGGGTGCAGGCCGTCGAACGACTCGGCCTTCCGCATCGCCTCTCTCACTTTGGGTTCCGCGACGAGTCGCTGACTCGCCTTCGACGCGCCCGACGAACGCGCGGCGTTGCGCTGACGCTCGAAGTACCGGCGGACAGACTCGACGGACTGCGTCTCGACTAGTTCGACGGCGCGGCGGAGTTTCATCACCTCCGCGTGCGTGGACATCCCCTTGTAGCCCTCCGACTGGTCGTTGTTCATCAGCTTCTGCAACTCCGCGCGCATCCCGTTCAACTGCTTCTGCGAGACGTCCGGACTCGTCGTGTTCGTCACGCCGAGGGACTTCAGCTTCTCCAGTCGGTCCGTGATGACCTCGTTGAGCGCGTCGCGTATCCCGAGAATCTCGTCGGGGAGTTGGATGCGTTCCCACTCCACGTCGGTGTCGTAGGTGTACTCGTCGACGTCGGCGTCCTCCTCGGTCATCACCTCCACCTCGACCAGACCGAGGTTCTCGCACACTTCGAGGATGGACTCCTCGTCGCCGCCGGGTGAGGCGCTCATCCCGGTGACGAGGGGGTGCTCGGCGTCGGCGTGGTAGCGCTCGGCGATGTAGACGTAGGCGTAGTCGCCGGTGCCGCGGTGGCACTCGTCGAACGTGAGATGCGTCACGTCGCGGAGCGACACCCGGTTGCCGATGAGGTCGTTCTCCACCACCTGCGGCGTCGCGATGACGATGCGGGCGTCGTCCCAGAGGGCCGCCCTGTCGTCCGGGCGGACGTCGCCGGTGAAGACGACGATCTCGTCGTCGGGTATCTGGAGGGCCTCGCGGTAGAAGTCGGCGTGCTGCTGGACCAGCGGTTTCGTCGGCGCGAGGAAGAGCGCCTTCCCGCCCACCTCGTGGAGTCGTTCGGCGGTCACGAGGAGGCTGACCGTGGTCTTGCC from the Halogeometricum rufum genome contains:
- a CDS encoding Sjogren's syndrome/scleroderma autoantigen 1 family protein — encoded protein: MSDFDKEAERQRLREKYEKDTERREETQRMSELLLQGATMTNSHCNECGTPIFRYQGTEFCPNCQHKQASAAAEQADAAAAEVAEGQAEANGATTPPATADGQADAEGATESGAADADASGTAETPTAEAASPQSASQSGSGAPTPASAATRTDEAVSGVETETPATTADATATDATATPATTAPETGASMQTARESLLEAVTRHARRATAADEPRRAKQHLEAAREAAEALDALGR
- a CDS encoding DEAD/DEAH box helicase → MAAADDPSHVDHPLLSPSFIERRLYQIRLASAARDAHTLVCLPTGLGKTTVSLLVTAERLHEVGGKALFLAPTKPLVQQHADFYREALQIPDDEIVVFTGDVRPDDRAALWDDARIVIATPQVVENDLIGNRVSLRDVTHLTFDECHRGTGDYAYVYIAERYHADAEHPLVTGMSASPGGDEESILEVCENLGLVEVEVMTEEDADVDEYTYDTDVEWERIQLPDEILGIRDALNEVITDRLEKLKSLGVTNTTSPDVSQKQLNGMRAELQKLMNNDQSEGYKGMSTHAEVMKLRRAVELVETQSVESVRRYFERQRNAARSSGASKASQRLVAEPKVREAMRKAESFDGLHPKFSRTRILLAQTLGIEGGQRVIVFTESRDTAEALTEFLSESFDVRRFVGQGDREGSDGMTQTEQQETLDEFRNGEFEVLVSTSVAEEGLDVPEVDLVLFFEPVPTAIRSIQRKGRTGRQAEGRVVVLMAENTRDEAYFWISRRREKEMESELRDLKGVADEVEEELDDSQKGLDAFAGDAAATKAGANGAATEAGGASNGETAAAPAETPDASPQSPATGETGDGDASESAASADADANGDDGDGQAGLDAFAATDEEIARADEEDGDAPVEERDGTVATAGRDDETVEIVVDQRELDSNIAKDLSTREGVETRLETLAVGDYVLSDRVAVERKSVADFLDTLTGGDRSLFEQIGDLSRAYARPILILEGEGIYEERNVHPGAIRGALASLAVDFDVSVLQTRDEDDTAELLETIATREQTERERSVSVHGGKSAKTLAEQQEYVVSAIADIGPVTARTLLEEFGTVEAVMTAREDDLLEVSGVGSVTAERIRDVVGSAYE
- the mdh gene encoding malate dehydrogenase, translating into MTKVSVVGAAGTVGAAAGYNLALRDVVDELVFVDIPDMEDKTVGQAADTNHGIAYDSNTEVYQGTYEDTAGSDVVVITAGIPRKEGQTRIDLAGDNAPIMEDIGSSLAEHNDDFVSVTTSNPVDLLNRHLYEAGDRDRHKVVGFGGRLDSARFRYVLSQRFDVPVKNVEATILGEHGDAQVPVFSKVRVDGADPEFTADEREEILSDLQESAMDVISRKGATQWGPATGVAHMVEAILNDTGEVLPGSLALDGEYGYEDTAFGVPVKLGSDGIEEVVEWDLDDYERDLMDDAAEKLRDQYDKIA
- a CDS encoding universal stress protein gives rise to the protein MKILAPIDGSDCSIRAVEFAVELAVRFDAELHVVHFSDSETDATDIVLDRARDAIAGTDLDSEPELSLLELDVVPGNQVGKEILRLVRERDVDHVVMGHHGSGTIERAILGSAAETVVRDESVPVTVVP